Part of the uncultured Cohaesibacter sp. genome is shown below.
ATCGGTCATCGACAATCGCCTGTTTCATCAGGATCAGGAAATCGTCCGCGTCAAACGCGCCCTCATGGCAGCATCCGAACGCAAGGCGCTCCTGTTGACGTCACGAAAATTCAAGACACGTGCACTCACCCAATTCGCCGATCTCACTGAATTCGACAAGCTTTTCATAGACCGCCAACTGGATGACGCCACAAAACAACGACTTAATCTTTCGAGAATTGATTTCGATCTCGTTTAGCAAGGATAAGAGCAATGCTTCAGAAACTGGGCCAGCAAGTGCGCCTCTCCCGCATCCTGAATCCGAAAACGCAACGCGGCTTCTGCATCGCCTTTGACCATTCGTTGCAGTTGGGAACATGCAAGGGAATGGACCAACCCGAACTGATGCTCGACTACATGGCAGAAGCTGGCGTAGATGCTGTCATCCTGCCTCTCGGCTCGGCCCTTCATTACGGTCCACGTCTGGTGCGCAATGGTGGCCCGGCCCTCATCCTGCGTCTCGACCAGACCACCATGTGGCGCGAGGGTACCCCGCTGGCCTACAAGGATGGCTACACCCGCCTCATCGCCTCGGTTGATGACGCCGTTGCCCTCGGCGCCGAAGCCGTGATCACCTATCTGTTCGTTGGCCATAACGACCCGGATGTGGAAACCGCAGCTTTCCGCGCCAATGCCGACGTCAACACCGCAGCCCGCGAGCGCGGCATCGTCCATATCATCGAAACGATGGGGGCCCGCCACGCTCTTGCTGCCGACATCAACGATGGCGAATTCGTCGGCTTCCATGCCCGTATCGGCGTCGAAATGGGCGCAGACATCATCAAGACCGACTGGCCGGGCAGCCCCGAGGCCCTGAAGACCATCACCAGTCAGCTGCCGGTTCCCATCATGCTCGCCGGTGGTCCCAAGACCAACAGTGACTATGGCACGCTCAATCTGGTTTCCCAGATCGTCAACGCCGGTGCCGCAGGCATCCTGTTCGGTCGCTCGATCTTCCAGTCCGACGACCCGCTGGCCCTGATGAAGGCCTGCCGCTCCGTCATTCACGACAATGCTTCAGCGGATGAAGCCGCAGAACTTGCCAAACTGCGGTTGCCGATTGCCTCATGATCGCAACTTGCAGCAAACTCAGGACCGCGTCCCCACCCCCGAAACCCAGAGTGTCCTGAATGGCACGAAGCCCGCAAGTGCAGGACTTGCGGGCTTCTTTTTTGCTCCGATCTCTGGGAGGAGATGGCCTGAGCCAGCCATTTTCCTTTTTTGGGGGGAGACAGGCTCACGCGAGGGCAGTGCCATCGGGCAGACCGAAGCAAAGAGCGCCATGCCGCCGGCCGGCCAAACTCGCAAAAGCCCCGGCCGACAGCAATCCCGATATCTCAGTCGTTGCCCGGAATGACCGGTTTCTGAACGAGAAGACGTTCAAAATAGACCGAAAGCTCGGTGAGAAGCCCGTTGGAAATGGTCTGTCGTTCGCCGCCTGCCGACAGTACCTTGCGATGGATCCCTGCTGCTTTCTCGATGGTCTCGACAAGGCCGAAGACGGAGTCCGGCGTGGCTTCCGAGGCAAAGATGCCATGATGGGTCCAGGAGATGATCCGACCATGTTCCATTTCCTTGACCGAAGCATCGGCAATGTCCGTGGTACCAGGCAGCATCGGCGGAACGATACGGACGCCATCGGGAAAGATCACGATGCATTCGGGCATCTTGGTCCACAGGGCCTTGGTCAATTCGGCACTATCCAGCGGCAGAATGTAGCTGAGCGCGATGAATTCCGGTGCATGGCAATGCAAGAGAATCCGTTCGCGGCCCTTGGATACACGCTTGCGCACCGCATGACCGGCAAGATGGGTGGCAAATTCCGAGGTCGGACGCCCGCCGTTGCTGAAGCCCCAGACGGTCTGATAGGCAGAGCCACCTTCGACGATGCGGACAATACCGAAAACCTGGTCGGGGAATTCTGTTGCATGGCGGAAATACTGACCGGTGCCGGTGACGATGAAATATTCCCCGTCCAGCGTCGGCTGCGGCTGAGGCAGCTTGACGGGCTCTGCCGGTGTCACATTCGGATAACGGCGCGCCAGAACGCTCTCCACTTCATCGGTCGGCAGACGCCAGGAGATGTTGCCACCGTTGGCTTCGTTCCAACCCATTTCCCAGCACAGGCGTGCCAGTGAAGCGACTTGCTGAACAAAGGGGATCGGGTGCGAAAATACTGTCATGGTGCGAAATCCTTATCCGCGAGCGGCCACACTGGCCTGATAGCTGTTGAGGTCGGCGATCAACGCCTTGCCTGTTGGTACGTTGTTGCGCGAGCAGAACTCATCCCAGATCACGCCATAGGGCAGATCCTTGAGTTCCTCGGTCATCAGGAAACGCTGGGTGAAATCGAGTTTCGCCTCGATCGCCTTGAGTTCGGCCTGTGGCATCAGGAGAGCCCGCAGCAGCGCCTTCTGCATGTTGCGTGTGCCGATCACCCACGCAGAGGTCCGGGCGATTGTCGCGTCGAAGAAATCGAGCCCGATGTGGGTGCGTCCCAACAGATTGCCAAACACCAGTTCCTGTGCCATGGCCAGAATGTCGTCATTGAGCAGGATCACATGGTCGCTGTCCCAACGCATCGGGCGACTGACATGCAGCAGGATTTCCTTGACCGACAGCGAAACCGACGACAGTTTGTCGGCGATATTCTCGGTCGGGTGGAAATGGCCCATGTCCAGGCACAGCAGCGTGCCCTTGCGGATGGCATAGCCCATGTAGAATTCATGGCTGCCCACCGTGCAGGCCTCGACGCCAATGCCGAACAGCTTGCTTTCGACCGCATCCAGCATGTGGGCTGGATCATATGGCGTGGCGATCATTTCATCGATAGCACTTTCCAGCCGCTCGCGGGCCGCCAGACGGTCGATCGGCGTATCCTTGTAGCCATCCGGCACCCAGATATTGTCAACGCATGGCGTGCCGAGTTCTTCACCGAATTTGGCAGCGATGGCGCGACAGCACTGGCCATGACGGATCCAGAAATCGCGGATTCCCTTGTCCGGGTGGGAAAGCGTCAGATTCTCGTGCACCTTGGGATGGGAAAAGAAGGTCGGGTTGAAATCGAGCCCGAGGCCGTTGTCCTTCGCCCAGTCCACCCAGCTGGCAAAGTGGCGATAATCGAGTTCGTCACGGGCCGGCTTTTCGTCCGTGTCGAGATAGCTTGCATGCAGGTTGAGACGGTGCTTTCCCGGAATCTTGCCATAGGCAAATTCCAGATCGGCCCGCAATTCGGCGGCGCTGCGGGCACGGCCGGGATAGTTGCCGGTGGCCTGAATGCCCCCGGCACTGCCCCCTTCATTGTCTTCAAAGCCGACAACGTCATCTCCCTGCCAGCAATGCATGGAAATGGGAATTCCGGCCAGGGTTTGCATGGCGGCTTCCGCATCAACACCCCATTCCGCAAAGGTATCGCGGGCGGCATCATAGTCTAGGCGAGTCATTTGGCCTGTTCCTTCTGTCTGTCAAAAAGCGCGTGATAACGCTGGCGAATGTCTGTCTGGTCGCGCGAGGTCTGCGGCTGATAGCGCGGCAGATCCTCACTGTCGCGAATGATCCGGCGGCCTTCATCAAGATCGGCAATCC
Proteins encoded:
- the rhaD gene encoding rhamnulose-1-phosphate aldolase — translated: MTVFSHPIPFVQQVASLARLCWEMGWNEANGGNISWRLPTDEVESVLARRYPNVTPAEPVKLPQPQPTLDGEYFIVTGTGQYFRHATEFPDQVFGIVRIVEGGSAYQTVWGFSNGGRPTSEFATHLAGHAVRKRVSKGRERILLHCHAPEFIALSYILPLDSAELTKALWTKMPECIVIFPDGVRIVPPMLPGTTDIADASVKEMEHGRIISWTHHGIFASEATPDSVFGLVETIEKAAGIHRKVLSAGGERQTISNGLLTELSVYFERLLVQKPVIPGND
- a CDS encoding L-rhamnose isomerase, producing MTRLDYDAARDTFAEWGVDAEAAMQTLAGIPISMHCWQGDDVVGFEDNEGGSAGGIQATGNYPGRARSAAELRADLEFAYGKIPGKHRLNLHASYLDTDEKPARDELDYRHFASWVDWAKDNGLGLDFNPTFFSHPKVHENLTLSHPDKGIRDFWIRHGQCCRAIAAKFGEELGTPCVDNIWVPDGYKDTPIDRLAARERLESAIDEMIATPYDPAHMLDAVESKLFGIGVEACTVGSHEFYMGYAIRKGTLLCLDMGHFHPTENIADKLSSVSLSVKEILLHVSRPMRWDSDHVILLNDDILAMAQELVFGNLLGRTHIGLDFFDATIARTSAWVIGTRNMQKALLRALLMPQAELKAIEAKLDFTQRFLMTEELKDLPYGVIWDEFCSRNNVPTGKALIADLNSYQASVAARG